From a region of the Lactuca sativa cultivar Salinas chromosome 4, Lsat_Salinas_v11, whole genome shotgun sequence genome:
- the LOC111914556 gene encoding uncharacterized protein LOC111914556 has translation MPTSSFNKKLHYFNMPDELKWPSKERNQRLPRGAPMRTPPISEQPRFMKHSNSSTSTEVDIKSKPAKLKEPNPAGNHGSKGSSSKVPSEGENSVSKNKMCDDPENEKPKLLITLTREEIEEDYLAMTGKKLPRNKMKRDKTMKKDLDVIFPGVSLEGRNAENLAKKY, from the exons ATGCCTACCTCAAGCTTTAACAAGAAGCTACATTACTTTAACATGCCAGATGAATTGAAGTGGCCTAGTAAGGAGAGAAACCAACGGCTCCCAAGGGGTGCACCCATGAGAACACCACCTATCTCCGAGCAACCTCGGTTCATGAAGCACAGCAACAGCTCCACATCCACTGAGGTTGATATTAAGTCTAAACCAGCCAAACTAAAGGAGCCTAATCCGGCTGGTAACCATGGATCCAAGGGTTCCTCTTCTAAGGTCCCTTCAGAAGGTGAAAACTCGGTTTCTAAGAACAAGATGTGTGATGATCCAGAAAACGAGAAACCAAAATTATTGATCACGCTTACTAGAGAAGAGATTGAAGAAGATTATCTTGCAATGACTGGAAAAAAGCTTCCAAGAAACAAAATGAAGAGGGACAAAACTATGAAGAAGGATCTTGAT GTTATATTTCCTGGGGTTTCACTGGAGGGCCGGAATGCTGAGAATCTAGCTAAGAAGTATTAG